The Pseudanabaena sp. PCC 6802 genomic interval TTACTGTCATTCCTTCTCGTAGTAGATCCTGTGGAGCGGGCTGTAACAATTCGTATTGTTCGCCGCTAGATGCGACCAGTGCCCAGATGCCCATTCCTAAGTCGATATATCTAATCGTGCCTGCGAGCTTAATTTCTTGATTCATAGGGGTGGGGGTTCGGTGATAGGGGTGGAATGTTGTTGGTTTTGTAGGGGCAGCGCCTTCTGCCCTAAACCTATGGTGGGTTCAAGCGGCAGTTGGGGATTGGGGTTGCGACATTAGGTGGGAGCGACCTCTGTCTTAATTGCTAACTGGGCGAGTTTGACACACAGAAGCGCGTTAATTGCTAAAAAGCTGCGTGCTGCGAAACCATCGCCCAGCCATGTAAGGGCGGGAGCCAGGACAGTACTTACGCCCAAACAGCCAGCTACCCCGATCGCGGTTCCTATGGCAAACCATTTGCCATCTTTATGTCCTAACAAGCATAGAACTAAGATTAGGGGTAATAAAACGCTGGCAAAAAAGGGGTTGAGTACCTGACTGCCCGCGATCGCGCCGCCCAGTTCTGGTAGCGAGCTACCCATCAGGCGAAACGGCCATTGGGGCAGATCAAACACATAGAAGCCTCTGAGGAAAAATAAGCCCACGCTGCCCAGGAGCAAGCCACCCGTAAATGACCAGTTCCAACGGAAGGGGAACCATCGGCGTAGTAGCCAGGCGAAAAGGTACGAAGCTATAATCATCAGGAGTTTTGGGATCAAAGCAACTACACCCCCATCGATCCAAAAGCGGGGGTTGAGATAGCCGTTATCGCGCAGCCAGCGGAAAAAGTCCTTAAAGCCAATCTGTCCCTGACTGGCTAATTTCACTGCCTCCGCCGCATCTAAATTGCCCGCCCCAAAGTAGTTCAGTCCGTCATCTTCCACCTTGCGGGCCGATTGTTGCAAGATGCTCAGGACTTCATCTGGCTTTTTAATCCCAGCGGCTTCGATCAGCGCTGCTACGCCAGCGACGTGGGGAGCGGCCATGCTAGTACCTTGGAAGGATGAAAATACCGATTGGTTTGTTCTCGGATCGATCGTATTCTGCAAGATACCGCCGGATCTATCTTCACCAGCGATCGCCCCACCTGGAGCGGCTATATCGACACCAGCACCATAGTTGGAATAGGGAGCTTTGGCATTGCTTGGGGCGGTGGCGGATACGCCGATGACATGGGGATAGCGAGCGGGGTAGGCAGCAGCATTACTACCGGAGTTGCCCGCAGCAGCAATTATGACTGCACCCTTTTGGTTGGCATAATTAATCGCCTCTTTCATGATGCTGCTTTCGCCGCCACCACCCAGGCTCATGTTAATGACATTAGCGCCATTGTCAGCCGCAAATCGAATCGCCTCCGCAATATCCGCAACCGTGCCGCCTCCAAAGGAAGACAAAACCTTGAGCGGCATGAGACTGGCTTCATAAGCGATCCCAGCTACGCCAAACTGATTGTTGGTCGATTCGGCGATCGTGCCAGCGACATGGGTACCGTGACCGTTATCGTCCAAAGCCTGCTCGCGATCGTTGACAAAGTCATAACCTTTAACAAACTTGGTATTTTTCAGATCCTCAACCGGGCTGATGCCAGTATCGATTACCGCAACGGTTACTCCCTGACCTTTGCTAGTTTCCCAAGCCGCTTCCACATTGATATTACGTAGATTCCACTGCTTGCTGTACAAGGGATCGTTGGGTACAAAACTCGTGGAGTATACATAATTTGGCTCAATATATTCAGACAGTTTACCCAGTTCCGACTGTCTGAGTCTTGCCAGCAGAGCGGCATCCCCGTCAACAATGAATATATGGTCAGATCGCGAGAATTTGCTGTTAAGACGCGGCTTGAGATTGTATTGCCCTGCGATCGCTTGCAATTGCCTCTCTAGATCGCGCTCTAATCCAGGTTCTGTCTGGCCGTTCAATTCTGAGCTAACTCTATCTTCACGCAGATCGATTACCAGTGAGTCATACTTACCCTGCGTAGCCAGACCGCCAAAACTCGCAAGCGCCAACCACAAACCAACTGCAAATAAAAACAGGATTAATAGTTTTTTCATAGGTTTTGGGGGGTAGGGGTTGGGGAATGAGCTTTAGCTCTTGGTTTTTGATGAGGTAGATTTAGGAATATGAGTTTTGCAATCGCATAAACATTAAAAATATTATATTTCTCCTCACTAACCCCCAACCCTCATAACTCACCCCCCATAACCCACCATGAAACATACTCCCGACGCTCCCCTATCGGGAAAGCGCGGGGCTTCCCACCCGGTAAGCTAAAAATCTCTTAATAGACGAATCTGCGCCAGGAGAAAGATTACAGGAATTATGCGAGCGTAGTTGGTAGAAATAGCTCGCCAGCCTAAATCTGCAAAGAATACGCCCCATAAAGCTGGAGTAATCACCGAAAATACGGTGCGCACTGTACCATAGCGGGCGGCAGCGACGGCAACGCCATGCCGCGCTAAATAGGTAGAAAAGTAGGCCTGCACTCTGGTGGCGATCGCCGTTCCCCCAGCTTTTAGCACCTCCTTCCCTGCCTGATATGTGGCCAAATGCCAAGCTAGCTGCTTTGCCAGTAAGGCCATGACCGCTGGTTGAATCACGGTACTCATAGCGAGCGCTCCACCACCTTTAATAACTAACCCCAGGGGATTGCGCTGGGCATCGGGTGGTAGCGATTTGTGCAGGTCAGCCTCTGTAAGGGCTGATTGCAGGTCGGTGTTGAGTTGCTTGCGCTCCCGTGCTGACATTTTCTGCCAGGAGCGACTGAGCAGGTGCAGGAATAACTCAGACTCGATATCGGCGACGGATTGGGTTTGAGAATATTTGATTTTTAGGTATTGACAAACCCGCTCTAAAACTTGACGATACGTCAGTCGATCGCTCTGGCGGCGCAGGACGGTGAAACCATCGGCGGCCAGAAACCGGAATCGCTCGGCGATCGCCTGTACTAAAGCATCGCGATCCAAGCTTTGCACCTCAACCACATCAGGCGTAGCAATGTAGTCCAGCGGATTAAACTTGCGCCTGAATAAAATATCTGCGAGATAGCCCAGTTCCTCATCTGAAGCTAACTCTAGAGCCAGTAATAACTCATCCTCCATAAGCTTGCTCTCTGCGCCAATTATGTACAAGTACACTAAGACAAATTCTAAAGCAACTGCTGAATAATAGGTAACTGTATCTAGAATTATTAGAACCTACGCATTGCCAACCCGATTTATAGCGCAATTTATTATGAGTGCATCGCCTGCCGTTTACGAATCCCTTGCCAAACTGATCGCCTACGTCGATAACAATCCCGCATTTCAAACCCAGGTGGCGGCATTTTTGAATTCCGCTGGTTATCGCATCGATCGCAGCTTTGACGATCCGACTACGGGATTTCATGCTGTGGGATTGGTATCGACTACGCCCGATAAGCCGCCAGTTTTGGTATTTCGCGGCACTGATGGTTTGGCGGACGATCCGGCTCTGGGCGATCGGCGCGCGATTGGCTTCAATCAATTTGAGGCAAATAGAGCGGCAATCTCGGACTGGCTGACCCGAATTGTCCAGGATGCATCAAATCCCGATCGCCTCCTACCAGATGCGATCGGACACAGCCTCGGTGGGGCACTCGTTCAACTCACAGGGGCGCAGCTAACATCTCTGGTTGGCGAGCTAGTTACCTTTAATTCCGCTGGCACCAGTCGCGCTAATGTCGATGCTTTCCTGCGCAATGGTGGAGGTAGCGATCGCGTTACTCACTATGTGGTGAATGGCGACATTGTTAGTTTGGCAGGGGAAGCTTTCCTGCCCGGCAAGGTAATTTTACAGTCATTCACCGATCCCAAGATCGATCCGACCCTCGTGCTGCCTGGCGATCCGATCGCGGCACGGGATAAACACACGCGGCGCGACCTGCTCTCGAATCCTCCCGTTGGGTTCAGTCAGGCGGAAATTCCAGTCGAGCAGTTGAACAGTCCTGCTTTCACCTTTACGACTGATTCTAACTTTAGAGAATTCAGCCTTGCCTTAGCTGTTGCCGACCCGCTACTACTGGCAGCATCGAGTACGAGAGGGGCTTTAGAACGGACGCGCACATCAGACGGGTTCTCCTTCTTTGGCCTCACAAATCTCGCTCAGACAACTTTGAGTCCGCTCAGGCCGAATTTTCTGGTGGGCGACGATCTGAATAATCTGGCGCTGGCTTCGCAGGGCGATGACAGCGTTTTTGGTGGAGTTGGTAATGACTCGTTGTTTGGCAGTCAGAATAATGACCTGTTACTGGGCGGTAGAAATGACGATTTGCTATCCGGCGATCGCGGTGCAGACAGCATTTATGGAGGTAGGGGCAACGACGCGCTTTCAGGTGGCAACGGCAACGACTTTCTCAGCGGCGATTTTGGCATCGATGTCTTAACTGGGGGCAGCGGCTCCGATCGATTTGCCATCCAGGCCAGCAGGGGTACCGATACGGTTTTGGATTTTACTGCGGGCGAAGACTTGTTAGAGCTTGTGGATGGCTTGCAATTTAGCGATGTTGCAATTGAGCAGAGTGGCTCGAATACAATTATCAGGCGCAATTTAGATCGCGCCGAATTGATGGTACTGAATGACGTTTCAGCGAGCGCGATCGATGCCAGCACTTTCCTATCGCAGCCTTTGCCATTGCCGTAATTGCACTAAGCGATCGCAGAAATACTCGCGATATTGAGATATTCCCTGTAATGTCTAGCTCTGCCTGCACTTACGCGCTCGTCCATGGAGCGATCGCCGAAAAATTTACATAGAGCGGACATTTGACATAATATTAGGTACCCACGATTGCTGGCCTCGGGTTTAGATTTCAAGCACGGCAATAGTTTTTATACCTATGTCAGGTCATCGTCTACATCCAGACACGATCGCCGAGGTTAACCAAAGAGTTGACCTGGTAGATGTCGTATCCGAGCATGTAGTTCTGCGTAAAAGTGGGGCAACCTTTCGGGGTGCTTGTCCGTTCCACAAGGGCAGTAACCCAACGGCGATGACGGTTAACCCCGGCAAGCAAACTTATTACTGCTTTAACTGTCAGGCCAGCGGCAACGCGATTAAGTTTTTGATGGAGATCGGTAACCGCTCGTTTCAAGACGTGGTAATCGATCTGGCTCAAAAGTACGGCATTCCCGTACGTACCCAATCGCCGGAAAAGACACAGGAATTGCAGCGGCAGCTATCGCATCGCGAGAAACTGCACGAAATTATGAGTCTGGCGGCGAGTTTCTACGAACATGCGCTCCATGCCCCACAAGGTAGACAAGCCTATGAATACTTGCTCGAAAAACGCCAGTTTAGCAAGGAAACTGCCCAGACATTTCAGCTTGGTTATGCGCCACCCGGTTGGGATACGCTCTACGGTTATCTAGTCGATCGCAAACATCAACCTGCGGCTTTGGTGGAGCAGGCAGGCTTGATCGTGCCGCGCAAAACTGGTGGCGGTTATTACGATCGCTTTCGAGATCGCCTGATTATTCCCATTCAAGATGCTAAGGGACAGGTAATTGCTTTTGGCGGTCGCGCCCTCGACAACTCTGAGCCGAAATACATCAACTCGCCCGAAACGGAGCTATTCAAAAAGGGATTGGTGTTGTACGGCATGGACAAAGCCAGGGATGCCATTAGTCGAAGCGATCGCTCAATTGTAGTAGAGGGTTACTTTGATGCGATCGCTCTGCATCAGGCAGGCATCCCCGAAACCGTAGCGACTATGGGTGTAGCCTTGAATGGCGAGCAAATGCGGCAATTGTTGCGCTACACCGAGTCTAAAAGGGTAATCTTGAACTTTGATGCCGATAAAGCCGGAATTACGGCAGCGGAAAAAGCGATCGCAGGGTTTAAGGATCTCGTCTTTAGCGGGGCGGCGCAGTTGCGCGTCCTGACAATGCCGGATGGCAAGGATGCCGATGAATTTCTCAAGCAGCACAGCGCCCAGGACTACATTGAACTTGCGGAGGCAGCGCCGCTATTTCTGGACTGGCAGATCGAGCAAATTCTGGCTGGACAAAACCTCAACCAGGCCGACCAATTTCAAAAGTGCAGTCAGGCAATTACCCAACTGCTGAATAACTTACCCGATACATTTATTCGCACCCACTACATCCATACCAGCGCCCAGCGCCTGGCCCAGGGGAACTCCCACTTAGCCCTGCGCTTGGAACAGGATCTGCGCAAGCAACTGCGCAACACCCGTTGGTACGGTCACAAACATTCCTCTGTCCCCGCTACGCCCACTTCAGCTCTGCAAATTGCTGAAACTCAGTTGCTCCAGATTTACCTGCACTTCCCCGAACATCGGCGCATGGTGTGGGAACAGCTAGAAGCTGAGGATATTGGCTTCAGCCTGTCGCATCACCGCCAACTGTGGCAAATGATTCTGGATATGTTGGAGGAGGGTAAAACCTCCCTAGACGAAACCGAACCAGCCCCGCAGCACTTAATGCAGCAGTTACAGACCATTTGTGCCGAAATGCCAGACCTGGCGAAACAATTGGGACATCTATTGTGGTTGGATGAGAATGCCCATGTGGCGCTCCTGCGTCCGGCGATGGTGATCAAAGCTGCGATCGCCAGAATTCAGGTAGTCATGAGCGACAAGAAATATCGCTATTGGCGCGATCTGTGGGAGAAAACCGATCTCAAAGCCCATCCCGATCTGGGGCATTACTACCAAACTAAAATCCAGGAAGCGAAAGCGCGGACTTTAGAACTGAAGCGCCAAATCGAGGTGACGTTTGCCGACCTCACTGAAACTGAATGGCAAGGCGACGACTGGCAGGAAATCTAATATTTATAGCTATAATCAACAGGCTTAGGTCGGGGTGCAGGGGTTCTACACGGCAGTGGCTCTAGCGGGGAACCCCCAAGACCGCCCTGCCTCCCCTGCGTGGGGGCGCAGCCCCCACACCCCCTGTACTAACGGATCTGTTTACAGCTACATCAATAAATATGAGTGGTAAGGTTTACATCGTCGGTGCGGGAGTGGGTGGCATTGAATATCTGACCCTGAGAGCGCAAGCCTTGCTAAGCCGCGCTGAAACAGTTATCTACGATGCGCTTGCCGATGAAGCTTTATTAGATTTGGTGCCGGAAACATGCGATCGCATATATGTGGGAAAGCGAGGTGGGAAAGCCGCTATACCGCAGCCACAAATTGACGCTCTACTCGTTCGACAATGCTTGGATGGCAAACAGGTAGTACGCCTCAAGAGCGGCGATCCGCTAATTTTTGGGCGTGCCGTTTCCGAACTGCAAGCTCTGGTGCAAGCGCGTTGCGAGTTTGAACTAGTTCCTGGGATCTCCAGCGCGATCGCTGCCCCCTTATTTGCTGGTATTCCCCTCACCGATGCTGAGGTTAGCTCCTGCTTTGCGGTTTTTACCGGACACGATCTGGAAATTCTGCCCTGGGATGCACTCGCGAGCATTCCCACACTAGTAATTTTGATGGGTACGGCTAATCTCTCAGGTATAATTGCCAAATTGCAATTCCGCAAGCCGCCAAACACTGATATTGCGGTTATTCAGTGGTGCGGGCGAACGCGGCAACAGATCTGGACGGGAACGCTATCGGATATCCACATCAAACTGCCCGATCGATCGCTATCGCCTGCGGTAATTGCGATCGGGGCAGTGGTAAAACATCATGCCTGGATGCATTGGTATAAATTGTCAGTTACAGATATGGATGCAAATATAGATACAGATCGAACAAAACCTGCTAAACCTCTAGATGGTAAGAGAATTCTCGTCACCAGAGCTGCTGGGCAATCGGGGCAGTTCGCTGAATTGCTGGTAGGGCAGGGAGCGCAGGTAATCGAGATGCCAACGCTCGCAATCTTACCACCCACTAGTTGGGAGAAATTAGATGCCGCGATCGCGGCGATCGATACCTATGACTGGCTGATTCTCACTTCTGCCAATGCGGTGGAGAGCTTCTTCCAGAGGTTGCGAGATCGCGGTCGAGATGTCCGCGCCCTAGCCCAACTCAAAATCGCGGTGGTAGGTCGCAAAACCGCCGATTTACTCGCGAAATATAATATTATTCCCGATTTAATTCCACCAGATTTCATCGCCGATGCTCTCGTGGAGAATTTCCCGCCAGCTAAAGACCTGAAGATTCTCTTCCCGCGCGTGCAGTCTGGTGGCAGAGAGGTACTGGTCGATCGACTCGCGCAGCAAGGTGCGATTGTAGATGCGGTTCCCGCCTACGAATCGGGTTGCCCGGAACAAATCGATCCTGTGGCATTAGAAGCCATCCAAGCGCAGCAAATAGATGTTATTACTTTTGCTAGTTCTAAAACTGTTAAACACTTCCATCAATTACTTTCGGGCGCGATCGCACCCGAGATTTGGCAAACCTGGATCGCAAATGTAAAGATTGCCTCCATTGGACCTCAAACTTCGGCAACCTGCATCGAACTTTTGGGAAGAGTAGATATTGAAGCAGGAGAGTATACATTGGAAGGATTGACTGAGGCGATCTCTAACCACAGCTTATGAATCGCTATAAGACTAATTCTGGTTTGAGCGATCGCTGACAATCAAACTCACAAGACTATTAACGATTCGCTCGGACTCTAAGGGAATGCTTTCTTTGCCATACAAAATCTCTTGTGCCAACACGTAGGAAACGAGAGAGCCGAGGAAAATTTGGGCGATGGCTTCTGAGTCTGTAAAGTTTAGTTCGGGATGTGCGTCAAAATATCGGCAGAGCAGTTCGCGTCCGCGCTCGATCACGGTTTGGGTGTAGAGTTTGGCGAATTCTGGAAAGCGTTTTGATTCGGAAATGATGATTCGCAGGAGCGAAAGATACTCCGGATCGGATTTTAAGGTCAAAAATGTTTCTGCTACCTGACGCAGAACGATCGCTGGCTCTCCGTTCAGTTTCTCATCATTGCAAAAAAAAGGACGGAAACGGTTAATGGTCACTCGCTCCATCAAGGCTTTAAATAAGCCTTCCTTATCGCCAAAATGACTGTAAATTGTCTGTTTGGAGACTCCTGCCACTGCCGCCACCCGATCCATACTGGTTTCGGCATAGCCGATCTCTAGGAAAACTTGCATTGCCCCGCGCAGAATTTGCTCCTGCTTTTGGTGGGGTATGGCGATGGGTCTTTCTAAATCGAAATTTCCTAGAGGTGGCTCCAGAGAATTTAAGGGAGAGGCGTTCAGCATGGCAGGTGGGTAAACAATTTTTAATCTTTACACGTTTGCAATTTTATCATACTAGACTGTATAGTATGATTCGTATAAAATTCTGTCACCGGATCTAGTCATGTCCCTCGATACTATGTCACCTGGTCCTTTGGAAACAGCAACTAAGCCAGCGCCTTCTCCCGATCTGGATTCAGGATTGGAGATCCCCTCCCAGCGCAAGTCACCACCTCGATTGCTCATCCCTCTGGGGATTCTAGCGATCGCTGGCGCAGGATTTGCCGCCTGGTCTTTGTTAAAGCCGCCCGCAGATCGTGGGTTGCATGCGAGCGGGCGGCTCGAAGGTTATGAAACCGATGTCGCAGCCAAGACGGGGGGACGGATTAGTTTTATTGCGGTACGGGAAGGGGATAAGGTCAAGCAGGGACAGGTATTGGTTCGCATTGATGATTCGGAGGTACAGGCGCAACTCAGGGGCGCAAAAGCCCAGGTTGCTTCCGCTCAGGATTCAGTCCAGCAAGTGTTCTGGCAAATTAATACGATTGAAAATCAAATACGGGCTTCTCAGCTTAATGTCAGTCAATCTCAACAAGACGCGCAAGGACGATCTTTGCAGGCTCAGGCCAATGTGGCAGCTACCGAAGCTCAATTGCAGCAGTCCCTAGCGCAGCTCAAGCTGGCAAAACAAGACCGCGATCGCTACGCCCAATTAGTCAAAGAAGGAGCCGTTACCAGCCAGAGGTTCGACCAGGCGCAGACGACCTATGAATCGGCCCTAGCCACCGTTGCAGCCAATCAGAAACAGGTGAATGCTGCCAAGGGAGCGCTAACTCTGGCAGAATCGTCGCAGTACAATCCCTCGATTCAAAGCGCGCAATTGGATGCTTTGCTCAGCCAGCAAAAGCAGGTCAACGCCCAACTAAAAGCTGCTCAGTCCAACGTCAAAAATGCCCTGGCTAACCAACAGCTAATCGAGGCTCAAATTGCTTACCTGACGATCGCCAGTCCCATTGATGGTGTGGTGACTGCCCGTACCCGCGAGCCGGGAGCAGTCGTTACCAACGGACAAACGGTATTGACCCTGGTCGATCTCAATTCAGTTTATTTGCGCGCCTACGTTCCGCAAGGGGATATCGGTCGCGTTCGCGTTGGACAGACCGCGCGGGTATTTCTCGACTCCGATCCACAGCGTCCCCTGGCGGCTAAAGTGGCAGCGATCGATGCAGAAGCTTCATTCACGCCTGAAAACATCTATTTCCAAAAGGATCGCGTCAAACAGGTGTTTGGCATCAAAATTACAATCGACAATCCAGGTGGATTTGCCAAGCCCGGAATGCCTGCAGATGCGGAGATTCAGTTGAATTGATAACGATCGGAGATTTACGGATCGAACTACAGGTAGGAGAAGGAAGAAGCTCCCATGGCGATTTCTCAATTCAATCCCCCATCAGGTAGTTCAAGTCAGTTGGACTATGCCAGCGATCGCCCCGACATCATCCAGGTGCAAGGGTTGTACAAGCGCTATGGCAAATTTACCGCCGTTAAGGGTATCGATTTCTCCGTTGCTCCTGGAGAAGTGTTTGGCTTGATCGGCCCCGACGGGGCTGGCAAGACGACGACGTTCCACATTCTGGGCGGTATTATGGAGTCCAGTCATGGAACGGTGCGGGTGCTGGGCAAGCTACCTCGGGTTGCCCGTTTGGATATCGGTTATCTCACGCAACAGTTTTCCCTCTATCTCGATCTCAGTATCGACCAGAATCTGCGCTACATTGCCGGACTGCGCAAGGTTCCCGATCGCCTCTTTGCCGAACGTCGGGCTAAATACCTGCGGTTGATGAATTTGGTGGAATTTGGCGATCGCCTCGCCGGGCAGCTTTCGGGGGGAATGAAACAAAAGCTGGCGCTGTGCTGTTCTCTGATGTATAAACCAGAGGTGTTGTTGCTGGACGAACCCACCACCGGAGTCGATCCGGTTTCGCGGCGGGAGTTTTGGGACGTGCTGGCCGCTCTTGCCAGTGAAGGAGTCACGATTGTGGTGGCAACACCTTATCTGGACGAGGCCGAGCGCTGCAATCGGGTTGCCCTGATGTATGGCGGACAGATTCAGCAAATCGGCACCCCCGCAGAACTAAAAGCCAGCCTGGGGTTGCATCGTTTAGAAGTGCGGCTCGGTCGATTAGAACAGGCCGAGCAGGTATTGCAACAATCCTCTGTTGCTGCTGGAAATAGAGATTCTCAGATTGTTGACGTGCAAACCTTTGGCGATCGCCTGGACGTACTCGTGAGAGACGATCGCATTGGGGAGAAAGAGGTTTGCGATCTGCTCGATCGTCACAATTTAATGCTTGACGGTATCGATCCTTCCCAACCGACTCTAGAGAACGTGTTTGTAACGCGCCTGCGCCAGCAAGGTTCCGAACCTCCCTTTATCCCATTTCCGCGATCGCGTAGAGATAGATTCCAGCCAGATGCTTCTAACCGACCCGCGATTTATGCCAGGCGACTCAACCGGGTATTTGGCACTTTCCAGGCAGTCAAAAACGTGAATGTGGAAGTGCATTATGGCGAAATTTTTGGTCTGTTGGGAGCCAATGGTGCTGGGAAAACCACAACGATCAAAATGCTTTGCGGCTTACTGGAAGCCAGTTCTGGAGAAATCTCTCTTGGCGGTGAAACGGGCAATCTGCGCAGTCAGGATTTGCGGCGACGGCTCGGTTATATGAGCCAGAAATTTACCCTCTATGACGACTTGACCATCCTGCAAAATCTGGAATTTTATGCAGGTGTCTATGGCATTCCCAAACGCTGGCGATCGGAAAAGATCGAGTGGGTAATTGCTACCTGCGGCCTGGAAGGACAAGAGACTCTGATTACCGGCCAGTTGCCCGGCGGCTGGAAACAGCGCGTTGCGTTTGGGGCTTCGGTGATGCACGAACCAGAGATTCTATTTTTAGACGAACCCACCTCAGGCGTAGACCCCTTAGCCAGACGGCAGTTTTGGAAACTGATTAATGAATTCGCCCGTCAGGGTACCGCGATTCTGGTCACTACCCACTATCTGGAGGAAGCCGAACAATGCAATCGCATGTGTTTTATGGTTGCGGGCGAAACAGTCCTGGAAGGGTCGCCCCGTCAAATTAAAGCTGCCCAACCCGGTCGCTTGATCGAAGTCGTTCCCGATCGCAACCAGGCGGCCTCCGACCTGCTGAAGCAAGCTTTGGAACCCTGGCGAGTTTCCATCTTTGCCGATCGCCTGCACGTAGTCGTTGACGATCCGCAGACCGATATCCCTAAGCTGCACGATTTGTTGGAACCTGTGGGGATTGCCATCCAGTCCCTGCGACCGATTCCATATTCCCTGGAAGATGCATTTATCGGTACGGTGCAGCGCGCCCAGACGCAACTTTGAGAGCAATTTAGGGACAATTTAATAGCAATTTGAACGGTAAACACGACAGATCGAACGGGGTGAAGGGGTTC includes:
- a CDS encoding ATP-binding cassette domain-containing protein; this translates as MAISQFNPPSGSSSQLDYASDRPDIIQVQGLYKRYGKFTAVKGIDFSVAPGEVFGLIGPDGAGKTTTFHILGGIMESSHGTVRVLGKLPRVARLDIGYLTQQFSLYLDLSIDQNLRYIAGLRKVPDRLFAERRAKYLRLMNLVEFGDRLAGQLSGGMKQKLALCCSLMYKPEVLLLDEPTTGVDPVSRREFWDVLAALASEGVTIVVATPYLDEAERCNRVALMYGGQIQQIGTPAELKASLGLHRLEVRLGRLEQAEQVLQQSSVAAGNRDSQIVDVQTFGDRLDVLVRDDRIGEKEVCDLLDRHNLMLDGIDPSQPTLENVFVTRLRQQGSEPPFIPFPRSRRDRFQPDASNRPAIYARRLNRVFGTFQAVKNVNVEVHYGEIFGLLGANGAGKTTTIKMLCGLLEASSGEISLGGETGNLRSQDLRRRLGYMSQKFTLYDDLTILQNLEFYAGVYGIPKRWRSEKIEWVIATCGLEGQETLITGQLPGGWKQRVAFGASVMHEPEILFLDEPTSGVDPLARRQFWKLINEFARQGTAILVTTHYLEEAEQCNRMCFMVAGETVLEGSPRQIKAAQPGRLIEVVPDRNQAASDLLKQALEPWRVSIFADRLHVVVDDPQTDIPKLHDLLEPVGIAIQSLRPIPYSLEDAFIGTVQRAQTQL